The Anolis sagrei isolate rAnoSag1 chromosome 10, rAnoSag1.mat, whole genome shotgun sequence genome has a window encoding:
- the RPL39 gene encoding large ribosomal subunit protein eL39, with translation MSSHKTFKIKRFLAKKQKQNRPIPQWIRMKTGNKIRYNSKRRHWRRTKLGL, from the exons ATG tCGTCCCACAAGACGTTCAAGATCAAACGCTTCCTGGctaagaagcagaagcagaaccGGCCGATTCCCCAATGGATCCGGATGAAAACCGGCAATAAGATCAG GTACAACTCCAAGCGGAGGCACTGGAGGAGGACCAAGCTGGGCCTGTGA